The following proteins are co-located in the Doryrhamphus excisus isolate RoL2022-K1 chromosome 15, RoL_Dexc_1.0, whole genome shotgun sequence genome:
- the LOC131103610 gene encoding SEC14-like protein 1 isoform X1: MVQEYHSPVRVYKHPFELIMAAYERRFPKCPLIPVFIDSVIVNQSQSQDGATQVIERRCTIDIDAPRLLKRIAGVDYLYFIQKNTLNRRDRTLLIEIQNETFSNRVIAREFCKYTVHPEEEDWTCYEQTASLDVTSFFGFEGMAEKIAMRQYSNSIEMGKEIIQYHLTELEKEGITYVPRWASPAPTQTVLADSDQVMLPANDPDHPTSPCPPDAQEPYLVSMRLEPDLLERNHDASQDRLDAEYIRRYLGDLTPLQESCLIRLRQCLQETHKGKVPNDQHLLRFLTASNFNFDKAREILYRSLTWRKQNQVDVLLDSWQRPRLLQDFFVGTWHHHDRDGRPLYVLRLGHMDTKGLMQALTEEVLLKQIVSVNEEGLRRCEENTTVFGRPISCWTCLVDLEGLNMRHLWRPGLKFLLRIIDMVEANYPDTLARLLMLRAPRVFPLLWTMVSPLINENTRKKFIVYAANDFWGPEGLLDYIDRAVIPDFLGGDCRCAIPEGGVVPKSLYRTGEELSRENSQSLTDSVYESASVFRGAPHEILIQIKEESSVITWDFDVTKGDVLFSIYHSKRATGPPQKEAAGHGLASSGTSQLLDRSSVLDQDYSLVEGALTCSEGASVQGSHITSWPGYYILQWSSVDDMLASVQVPPPRCKILYYTEVLASPNIRGSLTSLASNHSGLSQLSSCTTFSCQSSPQSQDSFRSADDADFKDTGSDTPCRP, from the exons ATGGTGCAGGAATACCACAGTCCTGTTCGAGTCTACAAGCATCCCTTTGAGTTAATCATGGCC GCTTACGAGAGGAGGTTCCCAAAGTGTCCGTTGATCCCCGTGTTCATAGACAGCGTGATCGTCAATCAGAGCCAAAGTCAAGACGGAGCCACGCAGGTGATCGAGAGGCGCTGCACGATCGACATTGACGCACCTCGACTCCTCAAACGG ATCGCTGGTGTAGACTACCTGTACTTCATCCAGAAGAACACTCTGAACCGCAGAGACCGGACGCTCCTCATTGAAATCCAAAACGAGACCTTTTCCAACAGGGTCATTGCCCGCGAGTTCTGCAAATACACG GTGCATCCCGAGGAAGAAGACTGGACCTGCTATGAACAGACTGCTAGTCTAGATGTTACGTCCTTTTTTGGTTTTGAAGGCATGGCGGAGAAGATAGCAATGAGACAGTATTCCAATAGCATCGAGATG GGGAAAGAAATCATCCAGTACCATCTGACAGAGCTGGAGAAAGAGGGGATCACGTATGTGCCTCGCTGGGCTTCACCCGCGCCCACGCAGACGGTCCTGGCAGACTCTGACCAGGTCATGCTCCCTGCCAACGACCCGGACCATCCGACGTCGCCCTGCCCTCCTGATGCTCAAG AACCATATTTGGTTAGCATGCGGTTAGAgccggaccttctggaacggaatCATGACGCTAGCCAAG ACCGATTGGACGCCGAGTACATCAGACGTTACCTTGGTGATCTAACGCCTTTGCAGGAAAGCTGCCTTATTCGACTGAGGCAGTGTCTCCAGGAAACCCACAAGGGCAAG GTTCCCAATGATCAGCATCTGCTGCGCTTTCTGACAGCCAGTAATTTTAACTTTGACAAAGCTCGGGAGATTCTGTACCGCTCGCTCACCTGGAGGAAGCAGAACCAAGTGGACGTCCTGTTGGACTCCTGGCAGCGCCCTCGACTTCTCCAGGACTTCTTCGTCGGAACCTGGCACCACCATGACAGAG atGGACGGCCGCTGTACGTCCTGCGTTTGGGTCACATGGACACAAAGGGGCTGATGCAAGCCCTGACGGAGGAGGTGCTGCTCAAACAG ATTGTTTCCGTCAACGAAGAGGGATTGAGGCGCTGTGAGGAAAACACCACCGTCTTCGGTCGTCCAATCAG TTGCTGGACCTGCCTGGTGGACCTGGAGGGTCTGAACATGCGTCACCTGTGGAGACCTGGACTCAAGTTTCTGCTGAGAATCATCGACATGGTGGAGGCCAACTACCCTGACACGTTGGCCCGCTTGCTCATGCTGAGGGCACCACGGGTGTTCCCTTTGCTCTGGACCATG GTCAGCCCTCTGATCAATGAAAACACTCGTAAGAAGTTCATTGTTTATGCTGCAAACGACTTCTGGGGCCCCGAAGGCCTGCTGGACTACATCGACCGGGCCGTCATCCCAGACTTTTTGGGTGGGGACTGCAGG TGCGCCATCCCCGAGGGGGGTGTAGTGCCCAAGTCCCTGTACAGGACGGGGGAGGAGCTGAGCCGTGAAAACAGCCAATCGTTGACAGACTCCGTGTATGAGAGTGCCAGCGTTTTCCGGGGAGCTCCACATGAG ATTTTAATCCAGATCAAAGAAGAATCCTCCGTCATTACCTGGGACTTTGACGTGACTAAAGGAGACGTGCTCTTCAGCATCTACCATTCCAAAAGGGCAACGGGGCCCCCACAGAAAGAGGCGGCGGGACATGGTCTTGCATCCTCAGGGACCTCCCAGCTGCTGGACAGGAGCTCGGTGTTGGACCAGGACTACAGCCTCGTGGAGGGTGCGCTCACCTGCAGCGAGGGTGCAAGTGTACAG GGCTCTCACATCACAAGCTGGCCCGGGTACTACATCCTCCAGTGGTCCTCAGTGGATGACATGCTGGCCTCCGTGCAGGTCCCGCCCCCCAGGTGTAAAATCCTGTACTACACCGAGGTGCTGGCATCTCCAAACATCAG GGGATCATTGACCAGTCTGGCGTCCAATCATAGTGGTTTGTCCCAGCTCAGTTCTTGCACTACTTTTTCTTGCCAATCATCTCCGCAGTCTCAAGATAGCTTCAGATCAGCAGACGACGCTGACTTCAAAGACACCGGATCGGACACGCCGTGCCGTCCGTAG
- the LOC131103610 gene encoding SEC14-like protein 1 isoform X2, whose translation MVQEYHSPVRVYKHPFELIMAAYERRFPKCPLIPVFIDSVIVNQSQSQDGATQVIERRCTIDIDAPRLLKRIAGVDYLYFIQKNTLNRRDRTLLIEIQNETFSNRVIAREFCKYTVHPEEEDWTCYEQTASLDVTSFFGFEGMAEKIAMRQYSNSIEMGKEIIQYHLTELEKEGITYVPRWASPAPTQTVLADSDQVMLPANDPDHPTSPCPPDAQDRLDAEYIRRYLGDLTPLQESCLIRLRQCLQETHKGKVPNDQHLLRFLTASNFNFDKAREILYRSLTWRKQNQVDVLLDSWQRPRLLQDFFVGTWHHHDRDGRPLYVLRLGHMDTKGLMQALTEEVLLKQIVSVNEEGLRRCEENTTVFGRPISCWTCLVDLEGLNMRHLWRPGLKFLLRIIDMVEANYPDTLARLLMLRAPRVFPLLWTMVSPLINENTRKKFIVYAANDFWGPEGLLDYIDRAVIPDFLGGDCRCAIPEGGVVPKSLYRTGEELSRENSQSLTDSVYESASVFRGAPHEILIQIKEESSVITWDFDVTKGDVLFSIYHSKRATGPPQKEAAGHGLASSGTSQLLDRSSVLDQDYSLVEGALTCSEGASVQGSHITSWPGYYILQWSSVDDMLASVQVPPPRCKILYYTEVLASPNIRGSLTSLASNHSGLSQLSSCTTFSCQSSPQSQDSFRSADDADFKDTGSDTPCRP comes from the exons ATGGTGCAGGAATACCACAGTCCTGTTCGAGTCTACAAGCATCCCTTTGAGTTAATCATGGCC GCTTACGAGAGGAGGTTCCCAAAGTGTCCGTTGATCCCCGTGTTCATAGACAGCGTGATCGTCAATCAGAGCCAAAGTCAAGACGGAGCCACGCAGGTGATCGAGAGGCGCTGCACGATCGACATTGACGCACCTCGACTCCTCAAACGG ATCGCTGGTGTAGACTACCTGTACTTCATCCAGAAGAACACTCTGAACCGCAGAGACCGGACGCTCCTCATTGAAATCCAAAACGAGACCTTTTCCAACAGGGTCATTGCCCGCGAGTTCTGCAAATACACG GTGCATCCCGAGGAAGAAGACTGGACCTGCTATGAACAGACTGCTAGTCTAGATGTTACGTCCTTTTTTGGTTTTGAAGGCATGGCGGAGAAGATAGCAATGAGACAGTATTCCAATAGCATCGAGATG GGGAAAGAAATCATCCAGTACCATCTGACAGAGCTGGAGAAAGAGGGGATCACGTATGTGCCTCGCTGGGCTTCACCCGCGCCCACGCAGACGGTCCTGGCAGACTCTGACCAGGTCATGCTCCCTGCCAACGACCCGGACCATCCGACGTCGCCCTGCCCTCCTGATGCTCAAG ACCGATTGGACGCCGAGTACATCAGACGTTACCTTGGTGATCTAACGCCTTTGCAGGAAAGCTGCCTTATTCGACTGAGGCAGTGTCTCCAGGAAACCCACAAGGGCAAG GTTCCCAATGATCAGCATCTGCTGCGCTTTCTGACAGCCAGTAATTTTAACTTTGACAAAGCTCGGGAGATTCTGTACCGCTCGCTCACCTGGAGGAAGCAGAACCAAGTGGACGTCCTGTTGGACTCCTGGCAGCGCCCTCGACTTCTCCAGGACTTCTTCGTCGGAACCTGGCACCACCATGACAGAG atGGACGGCCGCTGTACGTCCTGCGTTTGGGTCACATGGACACAAAGGGGCTGATGCAAGCCCTGACGGAGGAGGTGCTGCTCAAACAG ATTGTTTCCGTCAACGAAGAGGGATTGAGGCGCTGTGAGGAAAACACCACCGTCTTCGGTCGTCCAATCAG TTGCTGGACCTGCCTGGTGGACCTGGAGGGTCTGAACATGCGTCACCTGTGGAGACCTGGACTCAAGTTTCTGCTGAGAATCATCGACATGGTGGAGGCCAACTACCCTGACACGTTGGCCCGCTTGCTCATGCTGAGGGCACCACGGGTGTTCCCTTTGCTCTGGACCATG GTCAGCCCTCTGATCAATGAAAACACTCGTAAGAAGTTCATTGTTTATGCTGCAAACGACTTCTGGGGCCCCGAAGGCCTGCTGGACTACATCGACCGGGCCGTCATCCCAGACTTTTTGGGTGGGGACTGCAGG TGCGCCATCCCCGAGGGGGGTGTAGTGCCCAAGTCCCTGTACAGGACGGGGGAGGAGCTGAGCCGTGAAAACAGCCAATCGTTGACAGACTCCGTGTATGAGAGTGCCAGCGTTTTCCGGGGAGCTCCACATGAG ATTTTAATCCAGATCAAAGAAGAATCCTCCGTCATTACCTGGGACTTTGACGTGACTAAAGGAGACGTGCTCTTCAGCATCTACCATTCCAAAAGGGCAACGGGGCCCCCACAGAAAGAGGCGGCGGGACATGGTCTTGCATCCTCAGGGACCTCCCAGCTGCTGGACAGGAGCTCGGTGTTGGACCAGGACTACAGCCTCGTGGAGGGTGCGCTCACCTGCAGCGAGGGTGCAAGTGTACAG GGCTCTCACATCACAAGCTGGCCCGGGTACTACATCCTCCAGTGGTCCTCAGTGGATGACATGCTGGCCTCCGTGCAGGTCCCGCCCCCCAGGTGTAAAATCCTGTACTACACCGAGGTGCTGGCATCTCCAAACATCAG GGGATCATTGACCAGTCTGGCGTCCAATCATAGTGGTTTGTCCCAGCTCAGTTCTTGCACTACTTTTTCTTGCCAATCATCTCCGCAGTCTCAAGATAGCTTCAGATCAGCAGACGACGCTGACTTCAAAGACACCGGATCGGACACGCCGTGCCGTCCGTAG